DNA from Macadamia integrifolia cultivar HAES 741 chromosome 12, SCU_Mint_v3, whole genome shotgun sequence:
TTCACACAATAAATTCTATAAACATCAATTGTCATTTTCCCCTCTCTAAAGGGTGATGTATCTAATATTCTAACTTTTTTCACACAATAAATTCTATGAACATCAATTGTCATTTTCCCCTCTCTAAAAGGTGATGTAGTAATGCAAATTGAAAGTGGATTGACAAATGTAAAGAGACCGAAATAGATTAAGATCAATTAATAAGAAAACCAATATATGAATGCTTCTTATGTTAATAGTATGATGAAAAGGTAGGCACGTGACTTTGGTGTACACGCCTTTATACGagttctctctcttattttctcatttaatgaTGTGATCAAGTGGAATCGATAACCACTAAAACTCCATTTATCCTTCTTCTAAGCATGTATAATGTCAATATAAAAAGAGCACGTTGATCTCTTTCCCTAAGTACatgatgatttttatttatttatttattgataaagAATGACTTTTAATAGATTGGAATGAGAAAATACTTCTtatcacctaaaaaaaaaaaaaatctatcaatCATCAAAGTAGTTGTAATAAGACTTTACCATGTCACGTTGGTCTGTTGCTCATTACATATAAGattggatgatgatgaattacttcttcaaaattttaatatgATGATGTTGCCTTTTATTTTAGACCATCGAGAAATTTTTTGGATAACCAAAAGGAAGCTTGTGGTGTTGGATGCAAGGTTTTAAAGAGTGGAATTGATATCTAGTTCACAATACGGATTAATCAAAATTAGATGAAATCTGCCCTAAGCCTCTAACTCTAGATTTCGGAAGGGGATCAAACGAGTCGGATTGATCCTCCTTAGTTGATTCCAAttaatcgatcaattcaattgcTCGATTCAAATTCTTGAATCCATGGTAAGATGTGAAGATATACATTGTGGAGAAACACAAGTGAGATACAGTAGTATTACAGCTCAATACGTAGAGCAGGGACCATTCTATCAATATCATTCATCAGACCCAAGAGAGAGGATGGATCATGTTGGTTCTCGATCCTCTTCAGTGACTGGGTGAGAAGAGGCAAAGACGATAAGAGCAACAAAAGCTTCCTTTCCCTTacaccaaaccccaaaccccaaacccaaaacccaaacccaaacccaaacccaaaccccacccacaaaaaaaaaaaaaaagcctaagaATGGTGTGGCGTGTGGGAACCACTACTGTGgcccttccccttttttctcttaCTGAATTTGAACCGTTAAAAATACTTCATACGTGTGACATATGTAACACGTGAGTTGAAGCGTCCCATTAAATAGAATGAGAACCGCTCATCTAATTTAAGTATATAAAGTTACAATTATAACCATGATAGTGGACGCGTTTTCTGTGTGGGAGTACGCCCCTGCACCGGACACCATACAAAATGACCGCCGCACCCCTCTAATCGATGCTTGAATATGCATTTTAATTGGTTGAGGCGTTTGCACAGGCTACGCTCACGGATAGGAaactttttttataaaaataacaataagggcatttttgtcttttaattaattaaaggtGAAGCTGAAGCTTTGTTACGCTTACGTTCCTTCGCCGTCCAAAGAGCAGGGGCCATCTCAGAAGtccagtctctctctctctctcttcctctgttcATCTTTTGTCTTTCGTGGAGACAATGGTCAGACGTTGTTCAGATGATGAGTTGTGCGTTGTAGTTAAATACCCAAAGGCCAAAGAAGAACGAGTAAAGAAGAACCAAAGACGAGCttcgcatctctctctctcgtgacTTCTCCTCGTCTCTGCAAGTTTCAGGGTCTTTCACCATGGGTTTCCCAGTAGGTTACACAGAGCTCTTCATTCCAAAGCTACTTGTTCATACACTTTCCTTCCTTGGATTCATCAGAAAACTGATATGTTGGCTATTTCGATTAATGGGTCTCGGAGATTTTCTCGAATCCGACATTTCTTGGTCCGAAAATCCCACCAATCTTCCTGAATTACACTCTGTTTCTGCAGTTCTGATCCGAGAAACCCTACCTGTAGTGAAGTTCGAAGACTTGATCACCGCCGGAGATGCCGAAACTCCGGACAGTTGCGCCGTCTGTCTTTATGAATTCGAGGGTCGAGAAGAGATCAGACGTTTAACGAACTGCCGACACATCTTCCACAGAAGTTGTCTGGATCGATGGATGGATCATGATCAGAAAACTTGTCCACTCTGTAGAACCCCCTTCATTTCTGATGAGTTGCAGGAAGCTTTCAACGAACGCCTTTGGGCTGCTTCCGGTATTCCTGATTTCTACAGCGAGTACTCTTCGGTTTCGGGCTTTTAGCTTTTCATTTTGAAAGCTTGAAATGTATATAAAATGAGGGAAGAATCCGAGAACTCGGGAAAGATTT
Protein-coding regions in this window:
- the LOC122057574 gene encoding brassinosteroid-responsive RING protein 1-like; its protein translation is MGFPVGYTELFIPKLLVHTLSFLGFIRKLICWLFRLMGLGDFLESDISWSENPTNLPELHSVSAVLIRETLPVVKFEDLITAGDAETPDSCAVCLYEFEGREEIRRLTNCRHIFHRSCLDRWMDHDQKTCPLCRTPFISDELQEAFNERLWAASGIPDFYSEYSSVSGF